The following are encoded in a window of Halorarum salinum genomic DNA:
- a CDS encoding DUF5786 family protein yields MGFGSYDESEQERQESGGGPGDESTVDAHENDHEGEMTFDSGASTDDLVSRLQEMKDDDEDDEE; encoded by the coding sequence ATGGGATTCGGTAGCTACGACGAGTCCGAACAGGAACGGCAGGAGTCCGGCGGCGGACCGGGCGACGAATCGACGGTCGACGCCCACGAGAACGACCACGAGGGGGAGATGACGTTCGACTCCGGCGCCTCGACCGACGACCTCGTCTCGAGGCTCCAGGAGATGAAGGACGACGACGAGGACGACGAGGAGTAA
- a CDS encoding DNA-3-methyladenine glycosylase family protein, translating to MHEDAHSVLREDPVMADLLDRHDPYSERDWEPFERLCVSIINQQLSTASAAAVKERVFDLLADDVTPEAVLAAEESALREAGLSGMKVEYVRNAARAFREGDFSKSGLADRSDGEVVDLLTEIKGIGDWTARMYLLFVLEREDVLPLGDLAVRRGIEGLYGNGEGMTRGEMREVAEAWRPYRSVATKYIWAEYESA from the coding sequence ATGCACGAAGACGCCCACTCCGTCCTCCGGGAGGACCCCGTGATGGCCGACCTGCTCGACAGGCACGACCCGTACTCGGAACGGGACTGGGAGCCGTTCGAGCGGCTCTGTGTCTCCATCATCAACCAGCAGCTCTCGACGGCCAGCGCCGCGGCCGTGAAGGAGCGCGTGTTCGACCTGCTGGCCGACGACGTCACCCCGGAGGCGGTGCTCGCCGCCGAGGAGTCGGCGCTCCGCGAGGCGGGGCTCTCCGGGATGAAGGTCGAGTACGTGCGAAACGCTGCCCGCGCGTTCCGGGAGGGGGACTTCTCGAAGTCCGGGCTGGCCGACCGTTCCGACGGGGAGGTCGTCGACCTGCTCACCGAGATCAAGGGGATCGGCGACTGGACCGCCCGGATGTACCTCCTGTTCGTGCTGGAGCGGGAGGACGTGTTGCCGCTCGGCGACCTCGCGGTGCGCCGGGGCATCGAGGGGCTGTACGGGAACGGGGAGGGGATGACCCGCGGCGAGATGCGCGAGGTCGCCGAGGCGTGGCGGCCGTATCGGTCGGTCGCGACGAAGTACATCTGGGCCGAGTACGAGTCGGCCTAG
- a CDS encoding 3-hydroxyacyl-CoA dehydrogenase/enoyl-CoA hydratase family protein — MDATDVETVAVLGAGNMGHGIAEVAALAGYRVRLRDINEEFVRDGYDQIEWSLGKLAEKDQITEADADAALERVTPLVDVEAAVGGADLVVEAVPEKMDIKKDVYAEVEEHAPADAVFASNTSSLSITELSEVTDRPERFCGMHFFNPPVRMQLVEVISGAHTADGTLELVEDVAERMGKTPVRVRKDSPGFIVNRVLVPLMNEAAWIVHGGDATVAEVDSTTKFDVGLPMGSFELADQVGIDVGYHVLEYMHEVLGAAYEPCPLLAEKVENDELGKKTGEGFYDYADGGVDVPSDAGREDVKNRLLATMANEVAGLVENDVADADAIDEAVMLGAGFPDGPARMADDAGLETLVGTLDDLHEETGAERYEAAGRLRELAESGEGFHGVAGGGDATEEFEAIRVERDGNVGRIVLDRPHRMNTVSVGMIEELGAAIDLLEDDEEVRSVLVTGAGDRAFSAGADVQSMAAGGADNLRGVELSRQGQATFSRYEGSDLPVVAAIDGYCLGGGMEFATCADLRLASERSEFGQPELNLGLIPGWGGTQRLRHIVGEGRAKEIILTADRYDAAEMESYGFVNEVHPNEELEERALELARDLAAGPPVAQRYTKRAMLAGRDDTTAGLEIECQAFGQVMGTDDLMEGVMAFMSDEKPEFEGK; from the coding sequence ATGGACGCGACAGACGTGGAGACGGTGGCCGTGCTCGGCGCGGGCAACATGGGCCACGGCATCGCGGAGGTGGCCGCGCTCGCGGGCTATCGGGTCCGGCTGCGCGACATCAACGAGGAGTTCGTCCGGGACGGCTACGACCAGATCGAGTGGTCGCTCGGCAAGCTCGCCGAGAAGGACCAGATCACGGAGGCGGACGCGGACGCCGCGCTCGAGCGGGTCACTCCGCTCGTGGACGTGGAGGCGGCGGTCGGCGGCGCGGACCTCGTCGTCGAGGCGGTGCCGGAGAAGATGGACATCAAGAAGGACGTGTACGCCGAGGTCGAGGAGCACGCGCCAGCCGACGCGGTGTTCGCCTCGAACACCTCCAGCCTCTCCATCACGGAGCTCTCGGAGGTCACGGATCGGCCCGAGCGCTTCTGCGGGATGCACTTCTTCAACCCGCCGGTCCGGATGCAGCTCGTCGAGGTCATCTCCGGGGCCCACACCGCCGACGGTACCCTCGAACTCGTCGAGGACGTCGCCGAACGGATGGGCAAGACGCCGGTCCGCGTGCGGAAGGACTCGCCCGGCTTCATCGTGAACCGGGTGCTCGTCCCGCTGATGAACGAGGCGGCCTGGATCGTCCACGGGGGCGACGCGACCGTCGCCGAGGTCGACTCCACCACGAAGTTCGACGTCGGGCTCCCGATGGGGAGCTTCGAACTGGCCGACCAGGTCGGGATCGACGTGGGCTACCACGTGCTGGAGTACATGCACGAGGTGCTCGGGGCCGCCTACGAGCCCTGCCCGCTGCTCGCCGAGAAGGTCGAGAACGACGAACTCGGCAAGAAGACCGGCGAGGGGTTCTACGACTACGCGGACGGCGGCGTCGACGTCCCGTCCGACGCGGGCCGCGAGGACGTGAAGAACCGGCTGCTCGCGACGATGGCCAACGAGGTCGCCGGGCTCGTCGAAAACGACGTCGCCGACGCGGACGCCATCGACGAGGCCGTGATGCTCGGCGCGGGCTTCCCGGACGGCCCGGCGAGGATGGCGGACGATGCGGGGCTGGAGACGCTCGTCGGGACCCTCGACGACCTGCACGAGGAGACCGGCGCGGAGCGCTACGAGGCGGCGGGACGCCTCCGCGAGCTCGCCGAGTCAGGCGAGGGGTTCCACGGCGTCGCCGGCGGCGGCGACGCTACCGAGGAGTTCGAGGCCATCCGCGTGGAGCGGGACGGCAACGTGGGCCGGATCGTGCTCGACCGCCCGCACCGGATGAACACCGTCTCGGTCGGGATGATCGAGGAGCTCGGGGCCGCCATCGACCTGCTCGAGGACGACGAGGAGGTCCGGTCGGTGCTGGTCACCGGCGCGGGGGACCGCGCCTTCTCGGCGGGCGCGGACGTCCAGAGCATGGCCGCCGGCGGCGCGGACAACCTCCGCGGGGTGGAGCTCTCCCGGCAGGGCCAGGCCACGTTCAGCAGGTACGAGGGCTCGGACCTGCCCGTGGTCGCCGCCATCGACGGCTACTGTCTCGGCGGCGGGATGGAGTTCGCCACCTGTGCGGACCTCAGGCTCGCCTCCGAGCGGTCGGAGTTCGGACAGCCGGAGCTCAACCTCGGGCTCATCCCCGGCTGGGGCGGGACCCAGCGGCTCCGTCACATCGTCGGCGAGGGGCGCGCGAAGGAGATCATCCTCACCGCCGACCGGTACGACGCCGCCGAGATGGAGTCGTACGGCTTCGTAAACGAGGTCCACCCGAACGAGGAGCTGGAGGAGCGTGCCCTCGAACTGGCCCGTGACCTCGCCGCCGGCCCGCCGGTAGCCCAGCGCTACACGAAGCGTGCGATGCTCGCCGGCCGCGACGACACCACTGCCGGCCTCGAGATCGAGTGCCAGGCGTTCGGCCAGGTGAT